In a genomic window of Demequina muriae:
- a CDS encoding Rne/Rng family ribonuclease, producing MPDSSAKAESGSRGRGKAAADSAEGDKPKRKSGGGRAKSAKNADSATAESKGSAASADAGSTDGGASQDAPASERRTSGSAASSDGSDSGSSSGSQDQGSSDGPDGDGDSGDGSKRRRRRGGRGRGKKRTDGDGPSGDDESTGSDQGSNAGDDQDGDSGDSGDDDGDGSSRRRRRRRGSRSSGSGSGSGSNSGGGSGSSANSGDKSGSDDQLQGSTRLQAKRQRRRDNRDGQRRRPTISEAEFLARRESVKRDMIVREKDHRVQIAVLEDEVLVEHYVSHQAQQSMAGNVYLARVQNVLPGMEAAFVDVGRGRNAVLYAGEVNWDAAGLEGKPRRIELALKPGDTVMVQVTKDPIGHKGARVTSQISLAGRFLVYVPAGGVTGISRKLPDNERARLKKLLREVIPADAGVIVRTAAEGASEDELRADVERLKRQWENIQAEAKSNKGPTLLRGEPDMAIRVVRDIFNEDFESLTIQGDDTWNSLSAYVGQVAPDLLPRLQKYTGDGDLFADLRVDEMLTKGMDRKVWLPSGGSLVIDRTEAMTVIDVNTGKFVGKGGTLEETMTLNNLEAAEEIVRQLRLRDIGGIIVIDFVDMLLEANRDRVLRRLIECLGRDRTKHQVAEVTSLGLVQMTRKRVGQGLVEAFSETCEHCKGRGFLVKGEPVAEATDKQPEKRRGNRGGTRTAKKQSGGDDHSHGQGKGETHVLDDRDEARAAVKATLASIAAAAEKAHHHDDVDAPADGADDSSGAGKAADGDATVEPVIDLPDRTDQAESSADTHDSPSPASDVDAAPGEDHPTEPSEGDVQP from the coding sequence ATCCCCGATTCCTCAGCGAAGGCCGAGTCCGGATCGCGTGGGCGCGGCAAGGCCGCAGCGGACTCCGCTGAGGGCGACAAGCCCAAGCGCAAGTCCGGCGGCGGTCGGGCCAAGAGCGCCAAGAACGCCGACTCCGCGACTGCGGAGTCCAAGGGCAGCGCTGCGAGCGCCGATGCCGGCTCGACCGACGGCGGTGCGTCTCAGGACGCCCCCGCGAGTGAGCGTCGGACCAGCGGCAGTGCGGCGTCGTCAGACGGTTCCGACAGCGGCAGCTCTTCCGGCTCGCAGGACCAGGGGTCCAGCGACGGACCTGACGGTGACGGCGACTCCGGAGACGGCAGCAAGCGTCGCCGTCGTCGTGGCGGCCGCGGCCGCGGCAAGAAGCGCACCGACGGGGACGGACCCTCGGGCGACGACGAGTCGACCGGCAGCGACCAGGGTTCGAACGCCGGCGACGACCAGGACGGCGACTCGGGAGACTCCGGCGACGACGACGGCGATGGATCGTCGAGGCGTCGCCGCCGCCGCCGTGGCTCACGCTCCAGCGGCTCAGGCTCAGGCTCCGGCTCCAACTCGGGTGGAGGATCGGGTTCCAGCGCGAACTCCGGCGACAAGTCCGGTTCCGACGACCAGCTGCAGGGCTCCACGCGTCTTCAGGCCAAGCGCCAGCGTCGCCGCGACAACCGCGACGGCCAGCGCCGCCGCCCCACCATCTCGGAAGCCGAGTTCCTGGCGCGCCGCGAGTCCGTCAAGCGCGACATGATCGTGCGGGAGAAGGACCACCGCGTCCAGATCGCCGTGCTGGAGGACGAGGTGCTCGTCGAGCACTACGTGTCGCACCAGGCGCAGCAGTCGATGGCGGGCAATGTCTACCTGGCGCGCGTGCAGAATGTCCTTCCCGGCATGGAGGCGGCCTTCGTCGATGTGGGCCGCGGTCGCAACGCCGTGCTCTACGCGGGCGAGGTCAACTGGGATGCCGCAGGCCTCGAGGGCAAGCCGCGTCGCATCGAGCTCGCGCTCAAGCCCGGCGACACCGTGATGGTCCAGGTCACCAAGGACCCGATCGGCCACAAGGGTGCGCGGGTCACGAGCCAGATCTCGCTGGCCGGACGGTTCCTCGTCTATGTGCCCGCAGGCGGCGTGACCGGCATCAGCCGCAAGCTGCCTGACAACGAGCGCGCCCGCCTCAAGAAGCTGCTGCGCGAGGTGATCCCGGCAGACGCCGGCGTGATCGTGCGCACCGCAGCCGAGGGCGCCTCTGAAGACGAGCTGCGCGCTGACGTCGAGCGCCTCAAGCGCCAGTGGGAGAACATCCAGGCCGAGGCGAAGTCGAACAAGGGCCCCACGCTGCTGCGCGGCGAGCCCGACATGGCCATCCGAGTGGTGCGCGACATCTTCAACGAGGACTTCGAGTCGCTGACCATCCAGGGCGACGACACGTGGAACTCGCTCAGCGCCTACGTGGGACAGGTCGCACCCGACCTGCTGCCTCGCCTCCAGAAGTACACCGGAGACGGCGACCTGTTCGCCGACCTCCGTGTCGACGAGATGCTCACCAAGGGCATGGACCGCAAGGTGTGGCTGCCGTCGGGCGGCTCCCTCGTGATCGATCGCACCGAGGCGATGACCGTCATCGACGTCAACACCGGCAAGTTCGTCGGCAAGGGCGGCACTCTCGAAGAGACGATGACGCTCAACAACCTCGAGGCGGCCGAGGAGATCGTGCGCCAGCTGCGCCTGCGCGACATCGGCGGCATCATCGTCATCGACTTCGTTGACATGCTGCTCGAGGCCAACCGAGACCGCGTGCTGCGCCGGCTCATCGAGTGCCTGGGGCGCGACCGCACCAAGCACCAGGTCGCCGAGGTGACGAGCCTGGGTCTGGTCCAGATGACCCGCAAGCGCGTGGGCCAGGGACTGGTCGAGGCGTTCTCCGAGACGTGCGAGCACTGCAAGGGTCGTGGATTCCTCGTCAAGGGCGAGCCCGTCGCCGAGGCGACGGACAAGCAGCCGGAGAAGCGGCGCGGCAACCGTGGCGGCACCAGGACGGCCAAGAAGCAGTCGGGTGGTGACGACCACTCGCACGGCCAGGGCAAGGGTGAGACCCACGTTCTGGACGACCGCGACGAGGCACGCGCCGCCGTCAAGGCGACGCTGGCGTCGATCGCGGCGGCGGCCGAGAAGGCCCACCACCATGATGATGTCGACGCTCCCGCAGACGGCGCGGACGACAGCTCCGGCGCAGGGAAGGCGGCCGACGGCGATGCGACCGTCGAGCCCGTCATCGACCTTCCCGACCGCACGGATCAGGCCGAGTCCTCGGCCGACACGCACGACTCGCCGAGCCCCGCCTCCGATGTGGATGCGGCGCCCGGTGAGGACCACCCGACCGAGCCCTCCGAAGGGGACGTCCAGCCGTAG
- the rplU gene encoding 50S ribosomal protein L21 — MVYAIVKAGGRQEKVSEGDIIVVDRLKAAAGDSVQLPALLHVDGDKVTSDAKALAKITVTAEVVRDERGPKIDILKYKNKTGYRRRIGHRQDLTRLKVTGIK; from the coding sequence ATGGTGTACGCGATTGTGAAGGCCGGTGGCCGCCAGGAGAAGGTTTCCGAGGGCGATATCATCGTCGTCGACCGTCTCAAGGCTGCGGCAGGTGACTCTGTCCAGCTTCCCGCACTGCTGCACGTCGATGGTGACAAGGTCACCTCCGACGCGAAGGCACTGGCGAAGATCACGGTCACCGCTGAGGTCGTTCGCGACGAGCGCGGACCGAAGATCGACATCCTGAAGTACAAGAACAAGACCGGATACCGCAGGCGCATTGGTCACCGTCAGGACCTCACGCGCCTGAAGGTCACGGGCATCAAGTAA
- the rpmA gene encoding 50S ribosomal protein L27: MAHKKGASSSRNGRDSNAQYLGVKRFGGEVVNAGEIIIRQRGTHHHPGNNVGRGKDDTLFALSAGTVQFGQRRGRKVVDVVAG, translated from the coding sequence ATGGCTCATAAGAAGGGCGCGAGCTCCTCGCGCAACGGTCGGGATTCCAACGCTCAGTACCTGGGCGTCAAGCGCTTCGGTGGAGAGGTCGTCAACGCGGGCGAGATCATCATTCGTCAGCGCGGCACGCACCACCACCCCGGCAACAACGTGGGCCGCGGCAAGGACGACACGCTGTTCGCGCTGTCGGCCGGCACGGTCCAGTTCGGCCAGCGACGCGGTCGCAAGGTCGTCGATGTGGTGGCCGGCTAG
- the obgE gene encoding GTPase ObgE produces MATFVDRVTLHVTAGNGGHGVASVHREKFKPLGGPDGGNGGRGGSVILCVDPQVTTLLDYHHGPHRTAASGGQGAGDNRHGASAPDLRLGVPNGTIVKSPTGEVLADLVGEGAEFVAATGGRGGLGNAALATVKRKAPGFALLGEPGEENTVLLELKSIADVALVGYPSAGKSSLIAAMSAVRPKIADYPFTTLVPNLGVVEAGGTRFTMADVPGLIEGASEGKGLGHDFLRHIERCSVIAHVLDTATLESDRDPIRDLQVIAAELRAYSGDDAISGVPLADRPQIIILNKIDVPDGRDLAEIVRPDLEATGMPIFEVSAVSHEGLRPLSFALATMVTEHRAAAPVLERAPIVLRPAAVDESGFTVTHVRDGAEDYFQVRGPRVERWVRQTNFANDEAVGYLADRLAKAGVENELFRAGAVPGSEVVIGPRHGGVMFDWEPTMGTGAELLGQRGSDLRVEDHERSGRATRAEKRAEHKDRMDAKSAAREELWTERDSGHWTDPAKDE; encoded by the coding sequence ATGGCCACGTTTGTGGATCGCGTCACCCTGCATGTGACGGCAGGCAATGGCGGTCACGGAGTCGCGTCCGTGCACCGTGAGAAGTTCAAGCCGCTGGGCGGCCCCGACGGCGGCAATGGCGGCCGCGGCGGCTCCGTCATTCTGTGCGTCGACCCGCAGGTCACGACCCTGTTGGACTATCACCACGGCCCCCACCGCACCGCCGCGAGCGGCGGACAGGGCGCCGGCGACAACCGGCATGGTGCGAGTGCACCGGACCTGCGGCTGGGCGTGCCGAACGGCACCATCGTCAAGTCGCCGACCGGCGAGGTGCTCGCCGACCTCGTGGGCGAGGGCGCGGAGTTCGTCGCTGCGACCGGAGGCAGAGGCGGCCTCGGCAACGCCGCTCTCGCCACCGTCAAGCGCAAGGCCCCAGGCTTCGCGCTGCTGGGCGAGCCTGGCGAAGAGAACACCGTCCTTCTGGAGCTCAAGTCCATTGCGGACGTGGCGCTCGTCGGCTATCCGAGCGCGGGCAAGTCCTCACTGATCGCCGCCATGAGCGCCGTGCGACCCAAGATCGCCGACTACCCGTTCACCACCCTCGTGCCGAACCTCGGCGTGGTCGAGGCCGGCGGCACTCGGTTCACCATGGCGGATGTGCCCGGGCTCATCGAAGGCGCGTCAGAGGGCAAGGGCCTGGGCCACGACTTCCTGCGCCACATCGAGCGCTGCTCCGTGATCGCGCATGTCCTCGACACCGCCACCCTCGAATCCGACCGCGACCCGATCCGTGACCTGCAGGTCATCGCGGCGGAGCTGCGGGCGTACAGCGGCGACGACGCGATCAGCGGAGTCCCGCTCGCCGACCGCCCGCAGATCATCATCCTGAACAAGATCGACGTGCCCGACGGCCGCGACCTCGCCGAGATCGTGCGCCCGGATCTCGAGGCGACGGGCATGCCCATCTTCGAGGTGAGCGCGGTGAGCCACGAGGGACTGCGTCCGCTGTCGTTCGCGCTCGCGACGATGGTGACGGAGCACCGCGCCGCCGCGCCCGTGCTCGAGCGTGCGCCCATCGTGCTGCGTCCTGCGGCCGTCGATGAGTCCGGCTTCACCGTCACACATGTCCGGGACGGCGCCGAGGACTACTTCCAGGTGCGCGGGCCCAGGGTCGAACGCTGGGTGCGCCAGACCAACTTCGCCAACGACGAGGCCGTGGGATACCTCGCAGACCGCCTCGCGAAGGCAGGAGTCGAGAACGAGCTGTTCCGCGCGGGCGCGGTGCCCGGCTCCGAGGTCGTCATCGGGCCGCGTCACGGCGGCGTGATGTTCGACTGGGAGCCCACGATGGGCACCGGCGCCGAGCTCCTGGGACAGCGCGGTTCCGATCTGCGCGTCGAGGACCACGAACGCTCGGGCCGTGCGACGCGCGCCGAGAAGCGAGCGGAGCACAAGGACCGCATGGACGCCAAGTCTGCGGCCCGCGAGGAGCTGTGGACCGAGCGCGACTCCGGGCACTGGACGGATCCCGCCAAGGACGAGTGA
- the proB gene encoding glutamate 5-kinase, which translates to MEATREIIAQSRRIIVKIGSSSLAGADGRLSEQSVTRLADVLAGVRAAGRQVILVTSGAIAAGVGPMGLPARPRDLATAQATASVGQGALVAAYSAAFARHGLTVGQVLLTADDMMRRSHYGNAQRAFNRLLDLGVLPIVNENDAVATDEIRFGDNDRLAALVATVAHADALVLLTDVDGLYTAAPGTPGSERIDEVHGPEDLAGIDVSRRGSALGTGGMITKLEAASIATTSGIAVVLASAADAASAVAGDAVGTLFHPTGKRDTTRLQWLAHAARTRGAIMVDDGAVRALQGRRASLLAAGVTEIRGSFEAGEPVDLIGPDGAIVARGFAGFSAAEAEQMRGLSTDALGETLGEGYARELIHIDDLVVM; encoded by the coding sequence GTGGAGGCCACGCGAGAGATCATCGCGCAGTCCCGTCGCATCATCGTCAAGATCGGTTCGTCCTCGCTCGCGGGCGCGGATGGCCGGTTGAGCGAACAGTCCGTCACGCGCCTGGCCGATGTGCTGGCAGGGGTGCGCGCCGCCGGCCGCCAAGTCATCCTGGTGACGTCGGGCGCGATCGCCGCCGGCGTGGGTCCGATGGGGCTGCCCGCCCGTCCCCGAGACCTGGCGACTGCTCAGGCCACCGCGTCGGTGGGACAGGGGGCGCTGGTCGCTGCGTACTCCGCGGCCTTCGCCCGGCACGGACTCACGGTCGGTCAGGTGCTGCTCACGGCAGACGACATGATGCGTCGTTCGCACTACGGCAACGCTCAGCGCGCGTTCAACCGACTGCTCGACCTCGGCGTGCTGCCCATCGTGAACGAGAACGACGCGGTGGCGACGGACGAGATCAGATTCGGCGACAACGACAGGCTCGCTGCCCTCGTCGCGACGGTCGCCCATGCCGATGCGCTCGTGCTGCTCACGGATGTGGACGGCCTGTACACGGCCGCGCCCGGGACCCCCGGGTCCGAGCGCATCGACGAGGTGCACGGCCCGGAGGACCTCGCGGGCATCGACGTGTCGCGGCGCGGCTCTGCGCTGGGCACGGGCGGGATGATCACCAAGCTCGAGGCTGCCTCGATCGCCACGACGTCCGGCATCGCGGTCGTGCTGGCCAGTGCGGCCGATGCGGCATCGGCTGTGGCGGGCGACGCGGTCGGGACGCTCTTCCACCCCACGGGCAAGCGCGACACCACCCGGCTGCAGTGGCTCGCCCACGCGGCGCGCACGCGGGGCGCGATCATGGTCGACGACGGCGCGGTGCGCGCGTTGCAGGGGCGGCGCGCCTCGCTGCTCGCTGCGGGGGTCACCGAGATCCGCGGGTCCTTCGAGGCGGGGGAGCCCGTGGACCTGATTGGGCCTGACGGCGCCATCGTCGCGCGCGGATTCGCGGGGTTCTCTGCTGCCGAGGCCGAGCAGATGCGCGGACTCAGCACCGACGCGTTGGGCGAGACGCTCGGGGAAGGCTACGCCCGAGAGCTCATCCACATCGACGACCTGGTCGTCATGTAG
- a CDS encoding glutamate-5-semialdehyde dehydrogenase, which translates to MSATAASIDIESAVLEACRRAKVASRALATATRSTKDAALHAMADALVEHSARIVSANAEDVERGRENDMTPGLLDRLALTDERICGIAEALRFLAALPDPVGEVKRGSTLPNGMRLIQKATPMGVVGMIYEARPNVTVDAAGLALKSGNAAVLRGGSAAARSNEVIVDVLQGALQQVGLPRDAVQSIDAYGREGARVLMNARGLVDVLVPRGGRSLIQAVVRDSTVPAIETGEGNCHVYLDSSAPVARSVEIVVNSKTHRVGVCNAAETLLVHRDAAERVLPSVLAALHEEGVTLHADAAASALAPQGVPTVPATDEDWATEYLSLDIAVRVVDDLDEAIAHVQRYSTGHTEAIVTEDIGAAERFVSQLDTAAIMVNASTRFTDGAQFGLGAEIGISTQKLHARGPMGLAELTTTTWIAYGDGHIRA; encoded by the coding sequence ATGTCTGCCACCGCCGCCTCCATCGACATCGAGAGCGCCGTTCTCGAAGCCTGCCGGCGCGCCAAGGTCGCGTCCCGCGCGCTCGCGACCGCGACGCGGTCCACCAAGGACGCCGCGCTCCACGCGATGGCCGATGCACTGGTCGAGCACTCCGCGCGCATCGTCTCGGCGAATGCGGAGGATGTCGAGCGCGGGCGCGAGAACGACATGACTCCTGGCCTGCTCGACCGCTTGGCTCTGACTGATGAGCGCATCTGCGGCATCGCAGAGGCGCTGCGGTTCCTGGCGGCGCTGCCGGACCCGGTGGGGGAGGTCAAGCGTGGATCGACGCTGCCGAACGGCATGAGGCTCATCCAGAAGGCGACCCCCATGGGTGTGGTCGGCATGATCTACGAGGCACGCCCGAACGTCACGGTCGACGCCGCCGGGCTCGCGCTCAAGTCCGGCAATGCGGCGGTGCTGCGCGGAGGCTCCGCTGCGGCGCGGTCGAACGAGGTCATCGTCGACGTTCTGCAGGGCGCCCTCCAGCAGGTCGGGCTGCCGCGCGATGCCGTCCAGTCGATCGATGCGTACGGTCGAGAGGGCGCGCGAGTGCTGATGAATGCGCGCGGACTGGTCGATGTGCTGGTGCCGCGCGGCGGACGCAGCCTGATTCAGGCGGTGGTCCGGGACTCGACCGTGCCGGCGATCGAGACCGGCGAGGGCAACTGCCATGTGTACCTCGACTCCTCGGCACCGGTCGCACGGTCCGTCGAGATCGTCGTCAACTCCAAGACGCACCGGGTGGGTGTCTGCAACGCCGCCGAGACCCTCCTCGTGCATCGCGACGCAGCCGAGCGCGTGCTTCCCTCCGTGCTCGCCGCCCTCCATGAGGAAGGCGTGACGCTGCATGCGGACGCTGCCGCATCGGCCCTTGCCCCGCAGGGCGTGCCCACCGTGCCGGCGACCGACGAGGACTGGGCGACCGAGTACCTGAGTCTCGACATCGCGGTCCGCGTCGTGGATGACCTCGACGAGGCCATCGCTCACGTGCAGCGCTACTCGACGGGACACACGGAGGCGATCGTCACCGAGGACATTGGGGCTGCCGAACGGTTCGTGAGCCAGCTCGACACGGCGGCCATCATGGTGAACGCCTCGACCCGGTTCACGGACGGGGCGCAGTTCGGCCTCGGCGCCGAGATCGGGATCTCGACGCAGAAGTTGCACGCGCGTGGACCCATGGGTCTCGCCGAGCTCACCACCACCACGTGGATCGCCTACGGCGACGGCCACATCCGCGCGTGA
- the nadD gene encoding nicotinate-nucleotide adenylyltransferase yields MSAPQARVGVLGGTFDPIHHGHLAAASEVCAALRLDQVLLVPANIQPFKRDLDFADAHHRLEMCRLAVERDDRFAVSAVDIDRGGVTYTVDTLTDLREQLPDASLYFITGADALQRFDEWRDAERLTDLAQFVGVTRPGHSFPELETPHAWVEVPALAVSSTDVRRRVRTGAPIRYLVPRLVADYIAQHDLYAGGIDD; encoded by the coding sequence GTGAGCGCACCGCAGGCGCGCGTCGGAGTCCTCGGCGGGACGTTCGACCCCATCCATCATGGCCACCTCGCGGCGGCCTCAGAGGTGTGCGCCGCCCTGCGGCTCGACCAGGTGCTCCTGGTCCCGGCCAACATCCAGCCGTTCAAGCGCGATCTCGACTTCGCTGATGCCCACCACCGCCTGGAGATGTGCCGGCTGGCGGTCGAGCGTGACGATCGCTTCGCCGTGAGTGCCGTCGACATCGACCGCGGCGGCGTCACCTACACGGTCGACACCCTGACCGACCTGCGCGAGCAGCTTCCCGACGCGAGCCTGTACTTCATCACCGGAGCCGACGCCCTGCAGCGCTTCGACGAGTGGCGCGACGCGGAGCGCCTCACCGATCTCGCGCAGTTCGTGGGAGTGACTCGGCCGGGCCATTCGTTCCCTGAGTTGGAAACTCCACACGCGTGGGTAGAAGTGCCGGCGCTGGCGGTATCCTCAACGGATGTTCGCCGTCGGGTGAGGACCGGTGCACCGATCCGTTACCTCGTGCCCCGCTTGGTCGCCGACTACATCGCGCAGCACGATCTGTATGCCGGAGGAATCGATGACTGA
- the rsfS gene encoding ribosome silencing factor — protein sequence MERRGEALMGASKEAVELVRLAAKAADDKKAEELVALDVSARMPLADIFLVASGSSERQVIAIAEGIEEALHDVGSKALRREGVREGRWALLDFNGLIVHVMHQEDRAYYELERLWKDCPVVELG from the coding sequence GTGGAACGTCGCGGTGAAGCCCTGATGGGCGCGTCCAAGGAAGCGGTGGAGCTGGTGCGCCTCGCAGCCAAGGCAGCGGACGACAAGAAGGCGGAGGAGTTGGTGGCGCTGGACGTGAGTGCGCGCATGCCGCTCGCCGACATCTTCCTCGTCGCGTCGGGGAGCTCTGAACGCCAGGTCATCGCGATCGCGGAGGGCATCGAGGAGGCGCTGCACGACGTCGGCTCGAAGGCGCTGCGCCGTGAGGGTGTGCGTGAAGGCCGCTGGGCCCTGCTCGACTTCAACGGCCTCATCGTCCACGTGATGCACCAGGAGGATCGGGCGTACTACGAGCTCGAGCGCCTCTGGAAGGACTGCCCGGTCGTCGAACTCGGCTAG
- a CDS encoding histidine phosphatase family protein: MDVFVVRHGQTEWNVKGLLQGSSDVELTDAGHAQAAATAQALAGLLGSETTIVTSPLVRARDTADAIAGAIGAAVEVDARLRERAYGAWEGITPEERESGWPEEVLAWRKYGSADVPGFEHHDTVRARMVEALEEWAERAPATLLVVSHGSSARVGMQGLIGLSLDHRTLGNLGNAAWSRLTRRDRGDWTLERHNVTPETLGERS, translated from the coding sequence ATGGATGTCTTCGTGGTGCGGCACGGCCAGACCGAGTGGAACGTCAAGGGCCTGCTGCAGGGCTCCTCCGACGTCGAGCTGACGGACGCAGGGCATGCACAGGCCGCTGCGACCGCGCAGGCCCTGGCGGGTCTGCTGGGCTCCGAGACCACCATCGTCACGTCTCCGCTGGTCAGGGCGCGCGACACGGCCGATGCGATCGCGGGCGCCATCGGCGCCGCGGTGGAGGTCGACGCGCGGCTGCGCGAACGCGCCTACGGCGCGTGGGAGGGCATCACGCCGGAGGAGCGGGAGAGCGGCTGGCCCGAGGAGGTGCTCGCGTGGCGCAAGTACGGCAGCGCCGACGTGCCCGGCTTCGAGCACCATGACACCGTGCGTGCGCGCATGGTCGAGGCTCTCGAGGAGTGGGCCGAGCGTGCGCCGGCGACGCTGCTGGTGGTGTCTCACGGAAGCTCGGCTCGCGTCGGGATGCAGGGTCTGATCGGCCTGTCGCTCGACCATCGCACGCTGGGCAACCTCGGCAACGCCGCGTGGTCGCGCCTGACGCGCCGCGACCGCGGCGACTGGACTCTGGAGCGCCACAACGTCACGCCCGAGACGCTGGGGGAGCGGTCATGA
- a CDS encoding histidine phosphatase family protein, which yields MSSLVLWRHARTDHNAEGRLQGSLDIPLEADGRAQAAAAAARIAAHVGDHARVVSSPLARATASADELSSLLGVETVVDGAFTQRPYGVWEGLTWDEIRERWPEDYDRRHRGEEPFIEGWGSSAHVAARVGEGLRRWYDPEVPTVVVSHGSAIQLGVLDLVGLDTSSRAFGKIPHGAWHVLTLSDSGAWHVDAFSQGAD from the coding sequence ATGAGCTCGCTCGTACTGTGGCGCCACGCGCGCACCGATCACAACGCCGAGGGGCGCCTGCAGGGGTCCCTCGACATCCCGCTCGAGGCGGATGGCCGCGCGCAGGCTGCGGCGGCCGCCGCGCGCATCGCCGCGCACGTGGGCGACCACGCCCGCGTGGTGTCGTCGCCGCTGGCCCGTGCCACCGCATCGGCCGACGAGCTCTCCTCTCTGCTGGGCGTCGAGACCGTGGTCGATGGCGCGTTCACGCAGCGCCCCTATGGGGTGTGGGAGGGGCTCACCTGGGACGAGATCCGGGAGCGCTGGCCCGAGGACTACGACCGCCGTCACCGAGGCGAAGAGCCGTTCATCGAGGGCTGGGGCTCGTCCGCTCACGTCGCCGCCCGCGTGGGCGAGGGCCTGCGACGCTGGTACGACCCGGAGGTGCCGACCGTCGTGGTGAGCCACGGCAGCGCAATCCAACTGGGCGTGCTCGACCTGGTGGGCCTCGACACCTCGTCCCGGGCCTTCGGCAAGATCCCGCACGGCGCCTGGCACGTGCTGACGCTGTCCGACTCCGGCGCCTGGCACGTGGACGCCTTCTCCCAGGGAGCGGATTAG
- a CDS encoding ATP-binding protein: MTLLDIGASIEEPDTPAHLDATRFNRHTFWCGQSGSGKTYALGVVLEQLLLQTELPLLILDPNADYVRLREVRSPSSEVLASRWSDLDIRVLRSSHVTGDPLRVRYLDLSPASKAAVLQIDPITDAEEYNVLLHLDVDAKAFDASAMVRLLRDSNDPVRHQLANRMENLQVLEWDLWSRGRSSAVDTIDERPRATVLDVGGFEHPAEPKVAALAVLEHLWSRREERRPILIVIDEAHNLCSPAPVTAVEKALTEQIIQIAAEGRKFGLWLLLSTQRPTKIHPNVLSQCDNLGLMRVNAPRDLAELTAVFGFAPEDHIRRAQTFTQGQALFAGGFVSAPVFAQMGDRITHEGGGDVKVPLRR, translated from the coding sequence GTGACTCTCCTTGACATCGGAGCTTCCATCGAAGAACCGGACACGCCCGCTCACCTGGACGCGACCAGGTTCAATCGGCACACGTTCTGGTGTGGCCAATCCGGTAGCGGCAAGACCTATGCGCTGGGCGTGGTCTTGGAGCAGTTGCTGCTTCAGACCGAACTTCCCCTCCTGATCCTCGACCCCAACGCGGATTACGTGCGGCTGCGTGAGGTTCGATCGCCGTCATCGGAGGTGTTGGCATCCCGGTGGAGCGACCTCGATATACGCGTGCTCCGCTCGAGCCACGTCACCGGGGATCCGCTGCGTGTCCGCTACCTCGACCTCTCCCCCGCCTCGAAGGCCGCCGTCTTGCAGATCGACCCCATCACCGATGCGGAGGAGTACAACGTCCTCCTTCACTTGGACGTCGACGCCAAGGCCTTCGATGCTTCCGCGATGGTGCGTCTCCTTCGCGACAGCAACGACCCCGTGAGGCATCAGCTCGCGAACCGCATGGAGAACCTGCAAGTCCTGGAGTGGGATCTGTGGTCCCGTGGCAGGTCGTCGGCCGTTGACACCATCGACGAACGTCCCCGCGCGACGGTTCTCGACGTCGGCGGGTTCGAGCACCCGGCAGAACCCAAGGTCGCCGCGCTCGCGGTGCTGGAGCATTTGTGGTCGCGGCGTGAAGAGCGGCGACCAATCCTCATCGTCATCGACGAGGCACACAACCTCTGCTCACCGGCACCCGTCACGGCGGTGGAGAAGGCGCTCACGGAGCAGATCATTCAGATTGCTGCCGAGGGACGGAAGTTCGGACTGTGGCTGCTCCTGTCGACCCAGCGACCGACCAAGATTCACCCGAACGTGCTCTCGCAATGCGACAACCTCGGCCTGATGCGGGTGAATGCCCCGCGCGACCTTGCCGAACTCACCGCCGTGTTCGGGTTCGCGCCAGAAGACCACATTCGGCGGGCGCAGACGTTCACTCAGGGGCAGGCTCTCTTCGCAGGCGGATTCGTGAGCGCACCAGTGTTCGCGCAGATGGGAGACAGAATCACCCACGAGGGAGGCGGAGACGTCAAGGTGCCTCTGCGACGGTGA
- a CDS encoding DUF1304 domain-containing protein, whose protein sequence is MVIAALILAGLAAVVHVFIFYLESVTWTGPRARAVFGTTEADAQATRGLAFNQGFYNLFLAIAVVTGIVLMAAGNTVAGATLVFVGAGSMAAAALVLVLSDRAYASAALKQGALPALAVTLLAVGLAL, encoded by the coding sequence ATGGTCATCGCAGCACTGATCCTGGCGGGGCTTGCCGCCGTCGTGCACGTGTTCATCTTCTACCTCGAGTCGGTCACGTGGACCGGGCCGCGGGCGCGTGCCGTGTTCGGCACCACCGAGGCCGACGCGCAGGCCACCCGAGGGCTCGCGTTCAATCAGGGGTTCTACAACCTGTTTCTCGCGATCGCGGTGGTGACGGGCATCGTCCTCATGGCGGCCGGGAACACGGTAGCGGGAGCGACGCTGGTGTTTGTGGGCGCCGGCTCGATGGCCGCCGCCGCGCTCGTGCTGGTGCTCTCCGACCGCGCCTATGCGAGTGCGGCACTCAAGCAGGGCGCGCTTCCCGCACTCGCTGTGACCCTGCTTGCGGTGGGACTGGCGCTCTAA